Proteins encoded within one genomic window of Arachis ipaensis cultivar K30076 chromosome B08, Araip1.1, whole genome shotgun sequence:
- the LOC107613053 gene encoding ras-related protein RHN1 isoform X3: MNICKDGNYCMARPGNKIIQAKLVLLGDMGAGKTSLALRFVKGQFFLNQEPTIGAAFFTQILSLSEATVKFDIWDTAGQERYHSLAPMYYRGAAAAIVVYDISNIDSFVRAKKWVQELQRHGSQKLVMALVANKSDLEPKREVETEEGEQYAQENGMFYMETSAKTAENINELFYEIAKRLARAFPPKPTGMKLNSEVQERGRKFFCCST, from the exons TATGGCAAGGCCTGGAAATAAGATCATTCAAGCCAAGCTG GTACTTCTTGGAGATATGGGAGCTGGAAAGACCAGTTTAGCACTAAGATTTGTAAAAGGCCAATTCTTTCTTAACCAG GAACCAACCATTGGAGCTGCATTCTTCACTCAAATATTGTCATTATCCGAAGCAACAGTGAAGTTCGACATATGGGATACAGCAGGACAGGAACGGTATCATAGTCTGGCTCCTATGTACTACCGTGGTGCAGCAGCTGCAATTGTTGTTTATGATATCTCAAACATT GATTCATTTGTTCGAGCCAAAAAATGGGTTCAGGAGTTGCAGAGACATG gaagtcagaagttggtgatGGCATTAGTGGCAAACAAATCTGACTTGGAGCCGAAGAGAGAGGTTGAAACTGAG GAAGGAGAGCAATATGCTCAAGAGAATGGAATGTTCTACATGGAAACATCTGCTAAGACTGCAGAGAACATCAATGAGCTTTTCTATGAAATAG CTAAGAGACTTGCAAGAGCTTTTCCACCGAAGCCTACAGGAATGAAGTTGAACAGCGAAGTACAAGAACGAGGGAGAAAATTCTTTTGTTGCTCAACATGA
- the LOC107613053 gene encoding ras-related protein RHN1 isoform X4: protein MEIIVWQGLEIRSFKPSWWVLLGDMGAGKTSLALRFVKGQFFLNQEPTIGAAFFTQILSLSEATVKFDIWDTAGQERYHSLAPMYYRGAAAAIVVYDISNIDSFVRAKKWVQELQRHGSQKLVMALVANKSDLEPKREVETEEGEQYAQENGMFYMETSAKTAENINELFYEIAKRLARAFPPKPTGMKLNSEVQERGRKFFCCST, encoded by the exons TATGGCAAGGCCTGGAAATAAGATCATTCAAGCCAAGCTGGTGG GTACTTCTTGGAGATATGGGAGCTGGAAAGACCAGTTTAGCACTAAGATTTGTAAAAGGCCAATTCTTTCTTAACCAG GAACCAACCATTGGAGCTGCATTCTTCACTCAAATATTGTCATTATCCGAAGCAACAGTGAAGTTCGACATATGGGATACAGCAGGACAGGAACGGTATCATAGTCTGGCTCCTATGTACTACCGTGGTGCAGCAGCTGCAATTGTTGTTTATGATATCTCAAACATT GATTCATTTGTTCGAGCCAAAAAATGGGTTCAGGAGTTGCAGAGACATG gaagtcagaagttggtgatGGCATTAGTGGCAAACAAATCTGACTTGGAGCCGAAGAGAGAGGTTGAAACTGAG GAAGGAGAGCAATATGCTCAAGAGAATGGAATGTTCTACATGGAAACATCTGCTAAGACTGCAGAGAACATCAATGAGCTTTTCTATGAAATAG CTAAGAGACTTGCAAGAGCTTTTCCACCGAAGCCTACAGGAATGAAGTTGAACAGCGAAGTACAAGAACGAGGGAGAAAATTCTTTTGTTGCTCAACATGA
- the LOC107613052 gene encoding uncharacterized protein LOC107613052 (The sequence of the model RefSeq protein was modified relative to this genomic sequence to represent the inferred CDS: added 9 bases not found in genome assembly) encodes MLEATRLHYHSNFADNKGHINHSEKVMRVITWNRSFKGMPNADDGKDDSDSDEQDTHAAVLDKLLAWEKKLYDEVKAGELMKFEYQKKVASLNKLKKRATNSDALEKAKAAVSHLHTRYIVDMQSLDSTVSEINRLRDEQLYPKLVELVDGMAIMWKVMLGRHEKQSSFMMSLKSLDIFQSPKDTSEHHHDRTGQLLVVAHQWHSHFEMLVDNQKKYIKALNNWLKLNLIPIESSLKEKVSSPPRIRSPPIQGLLHAWQERLERLPDELAKTAIGNFAAVMDTIYNMQQDEMGLKRKCEDTRKELARKTRQFEDWHNKYMQKKIPDEFDPENAEGSHGPDELVAEKQFLVEQIKKRLEEEEEAYATQCHQVRQKTLASLTNRMPELFRAMQDFSLECSKMYSELRSISHSLGQSIS; translated from the exons ACATGGAATAGATCCTTTAAAGGAATGCCTAATGCGGATGATGGGAAGGATGATTCTGACTCAGATGAGCAAGATACCCATGCTGCTGTATTGGACAAGTTGCTAGCATGGGAAAAGAAACTTTATGATGAAGTAAAG GCTGGTGAACTTATGAAATTCGAGTACCAAAAGAAGGTCGCTTCACTAAACAAGCTAAAGAAAAGAGCTACCAACTCTGATGCATTGGAGAAAGCAAAAGCAGCAGTCAGTCATTTGCATACAAGATACATTGTAGATATGCAGTCCTTGGATTCTACAGTCTCAGAGATTAACCGTTTACGTGATGAGCAATTGTATCCAAAGCTTGTTGAGCTTGTTGATGG GATGGCCATTATGTGGAAAGTCATGCTAGGTCGCCATGAGAAGCAATCAAGCTTTATGATGTCGCTGAAATCCTTGGACATTTTCCAGTCTCCTAAGGACACAAGTGAACACCATCATGACCGAACAGGCCAATTGTTGGTTGTCGCGCATCAGTGGCATTCACATTTTGAGATGCTAGTTGACAATCAAAAGAAATACATAAAGGCCTTAAACAATTGGTTAAAATTAAATCTTATCCCTATCGAGAGCAGTTTGAAGGAAAAGGTTTCTTCTCCCCCAAGAATTAGGAGTCCACCCATTCAAGGGCTTCTCCATGCATGGCAGGAGCGATTAGAGAGGCTTCCTGATGAGCTTGCCAAGACAGCTATAGGCAACTTTGCTGCTGTGATGGATACTATTTATAACATGCAACAAGACGAGATGGGTTTGAAGAGAAAATGTGAGGATACAAGAAAGGAGCTTGCCCGGAAAACACGGCAATTCGAAGATTGGCATAACAAGTATATGCAAAAGAAAATACCAGATGAATTTGATCCTGAAAATGCAGAAGGTAGTCATGGCCCGGACGAACTTGTTGCAGAGAAGCAGTTCTTGGTTGAACAAATTAAGAAGAggctggaagaagaggaagaagcctATGCAACTCAATGCCACCAAGTGAGGCAAAAGACCTTGGCAAGTCTCACGAATCGTATGCCAGAGCTCTTTAGGGCTATGCAAGATTTTTCCCTTGAGTGTTCCAAAATGTACAGTGAATTAAGGTCAATATCGCACAGCTTAGGCCAGAGCATATCATGA
- the LOC107613053 gene encoding ras-related protein RHN1 isoform X2: MSRATAGDKPRGFDYDRDVAFGAVWQGLEIRSFKPSWWVLLGDMGAGKTSLALRFVKGQFFLNQEPTIGAAFFTQILSLSEATVKFDIWDTAGQERYHSLAPMYYRGAAAAIVVYDISNIDSFVRAKKWVQELQRHGSQKLVMALVANKSDLEPKREVETEEGEQYAQENGMFYMETSAKTAENINELFYEIAKRLARAFPPKPTGMKLNSEVQERGRKFFCCST; encoded by the exons TATGGCAAGGCCTGGAAATAAGATCATTCAAGCCAAGCTGGTGG GTACTTCTTGGAGATATGGGAGCTGGAAAGACCAGTTTAGCACTAAGATTTGTAAAAGGCCAATTCTTTCTTAACCAG GAACCAACCATTGGAGCTGCATTCTTCACTCAAATATTGTCATTATCCGAAGCAACAGTGAAGTTCGACATATGGGATACAGCAGGACAGGAACGGTATCATAGTCTGGCTCCTATGTACTACCGTGGTGCAGCAGCTGCAATTGTTGTTTATGATATCTCAAACATT GATTCATTTGTTCGAGCCAAAAAATGGGTTCAGGAGTTGCAGAGACATG gaagtcagaagttggtgatGGCATTAGTGGCAAACAAATCTGACTTGGAGCCGAAGAGAGAGGTTGAAACTGAG GAAGGAGAGCAATATGCTCAAGAGAATGGAATGTTCTACATGGAAACATCTGCTAAGACTGCAGAGAACATCAATGAGCTTTTCTATGAAATAG CTAAGAGACTTGCAAGAGCTTTTCCACCGAAGCCTACAGGAATGAAGTTGAACAGCGAAGTACAAGAACGAGGGAGAAAATTCTTTTGTTGCTCAACATGA